The following DNA comes from Rhizobium lusitanum.
TTTGACTGCCCGCTCCGACCCCCGATATTCGCCTTCTACACTGACGGCAAGGTCGATGTCGGCAAGTGGCCCGCCGCGCGGTTCACCGGCAACGGAAGCATTATAGATCTCTGCGATGCGATGCGTCACAAGCCCGGTCGCAAAGCCGTCGGTTACGACGTGATGCATGCGCTGATACCAGACGAAATGATCGCCATCGAGCCGGTAAAGCACCTGCCGTGCGAGCGGTCCCTTGGCCATGTCGATTGGGGTGCGCATGTCGGCCAGCATGGCAGCGAAGGCGACAGCTTTGGGATCGGCGTGATCCGACAGATCTTCCAGCTGGAGCAGCGGGCGATTGTCTTCCTCCACCCGCTGCATGTCCTTGCCGACAATGCGGACGGATAGGCTATCCGCCTCCATCGCGACGCGACGCACCGCGTCCTCGAACGCCGGGACATCAAGCCCCCCATCGATTTCGACATAGTGTCCGGTGTTGAAGACGGGATTGGCGGGATCGATGCCCTGCGCGAACCAGATACCGGCCTGCGCCTGTGTCAGGGGGAGGGAGCCGGCCGGCCGGCTAACCGCGGCCTTCGCGACATGTGCCGTCATGGTCATGCCTCCGCCATCGCATCCATGCGCTGTTTCGCGATCAGCCACCAGCCAGCAAGCGTTGGGCGCGTGGCCAATTGGGAGAAGTCGAGATGGACTCCACGCTCCCGCCAGAGCAGCACGAGGTTCATGGCCCGCATCGAATCCAATCCGAGATCCATCAGATTGTCATCGTCACCGATCTCTTCAGGATCGATGTGAATGATTGCTGCGATATCGTCGCGCATGAGGTCGAGGCTGAGAGGTTCCGTCATGCGGCCTCCCTCCCCTCAATAGCGGAGACGAATAAGTCTACCGGCAAAGGAATACCGCAGGTCGCGGCGATATAGCTCAATGCCATATCGTGCCGCTCCCGCGAGAAATCGGCCACCGCGTCCGCCACGAAGAACGGCTTGATGTCGCGCTGGAATGCTTCGCCCGCCGTCATCAGGCAACCTATATGCGCGTAGATCCCGCTGATGACGATCTGGTCACGGCCGCGCACCTGCATCAGATGGGCAAGATTGCTCATCTGGAAGGCGCTGTAGCGGTGCTTGACGAGAACGATATCGCTCGCCGTGGGGCGTAGCGCATCGATGATCGGCTGGTGCTCGGGCGCATCGCTCATCCCCGGCCCCCAGAGATCGGCCTGCAGGCCACGATCACGCCGATCCTGATTGCCGTTCTGCGCCGTGTAAAAGATCGGCATGCCCGCAGAGACGGCGGCGGATTTCAGACGCGCGATATTGGCGACGACAGGAGCTATGGGCGAAGCGTCCTGTTCGAAAGCGCCGACGAAGTAGTTCTGCATGTCATGGATGAGCAGCACGGCGCGATTGGGATCGAAACTCCATTTCGCGCGTGCGGGGGAATTTCGGCAAAGGCGGGAAGTTCGTAATTCGCTATTTTCGGCAGCCCCATTTCAGGCCTCCATCGGTATTGTCTTGAGAAATTGTCCGCGAAGCTGCTGGCGAAGCACCTTGCGGCTGACCTTGCCGACAGCTGTCGTCTCGAAGGCTTCGACGAAGACGATCTGATCGGGCACCTTGAATTCGGCGAGACCGCGACCACGCACGAAAGCCTTGAGCGCCGCCATCTTTGGCTTTTCGCCCTGCGGGATGACGAAAGCGCAGCTGCGTTCACCCAGATATGGATCGGGGATGGAGACCACCGCCGCATCGAAGACGCCGGGATGAGCGAGAAGATGGTCCTCAATCTCTTCGGCGGAGATTTTTTCGCCGGCGCGGTTGATATGGTCGCCCGCCCGTCCCCTGACGACGAGATAGCCTTCCGGCGTACGCGATACGATATCGCCCGTGCGGTAAAAGCCGTCTTCCGTGAAGGAGCGGGCGTTCGCGGCGGCGTCATTGTGGTAGCCGCGGATCGTGTAGGGTCCGCGCGCGAGCAGCAGGCCCGGCTCGCCTTCCGCGACAGGCTGGCCATGATCGTCAACGATCAGCACCTCGTCGTCCGGGCTGATCGGCCGGCCCTGAGTGTTGACGATAACGTCTTCCGGATCATCGAGCCGCGTATAGTTCACAAGTCCTTCGGCCATGCCGAAGACCTGCTGCAGGGTGCAGCCGAGCGCCACGCGGACACGGGATGCTGCTTCCGGCGTGAATTTCGCGCCGCCGACGAGCAAGACCTCAAGGCTCGAAATATCATGTCCCGATGTCGGCGCTGCCTGCATCCACAACAGCGCCAGCGGCGGGACGACACCTGTGATCGTGACGCGTTCGTTTTCGATAAGGGTAAAGGCGGTTTCGGCACTTGGAGATGGGCACATGACAATACGGCTTCCGGCATAGAGCGCGCCGAAGACACCAGGCGAGCTCATCGGAAAATTATGCGCAACGGGCAGAGCCGCCATGAAGACGCTCTTCTCGCTCAAGCCGCAGATGTCTGCGCTGGCGCGAAAGCTGTAGATATAGTCGTCGTGGGTACGCGGGATGAGCTTCGATAAGCCGGTACTGCCCCCCGATATCTGCAGGAAAGCGACGGAGGATGGCGAAGGCTCCGCCGGAAGCAGTGTTTGATCGTGAGGCAGATCTTCGAGCGCATGGAACTCTTCCGCCTCGCCGATGACCACGACGTGGCGAAGGCCGGGGGCCCTCGCCGCCACATCGCGGGCAAGCATGCGATAGTCGAAATCTCCATCCTTTGCGGCAATCACGTAGGCGCTCGCCTCGGACTTCTCCACGAAATGCGAGATCTCCGTGACGCGATGCGCAGGCAACGCAAAAACCGGAATGAGATTGGCGCGAAAGAGCCCGAAAACGACGGATAGGAATTCCGGGATATTCGGCAATTGCACGACGACGCGCTCACCGGGACGAAGCCCGAACGAGAGGAAACGAGCCGCATTTTCATTGGCTCGGTGAAGCAGATCGGCATAGGTCCAGCGCTGTTCGCCACCGATGACTGCAATATGCTCCGGAATATCGCGGGCGCGCCGTTCGAGAAAGCCGAACATGGTTTCACCGCGCCAATAACCTTTTTCGCGATAGCGCGCGATGTAGTCCTCCGGCCAGACTTGCTTTGGTTCCAGCATCTCAAGCCTCACGCGCTGAACTTGCTGCGATCGATGCCGAAGGCGTCGAGCATCGCACGAAACTTGGCGGCGGTTTCGGCTACTTCGCCGTCCGGCGTCGATCCCGGCACGATGCCGGCGCCCGCATAAAGCCGCGCCTGATCGCCATCAAGTTCGGCGCAACGGATCGACACATACCATCGCCCGTCTCCGGCGGAATCGCACCAGCCGACAGCACCGGCATAGAATGCCCGATCATAGGGTTCGAGTTTCATGATCTGACCGTGTGCAAGCTTGCGTGGCAGACCGCAAACGGCAGGCGTGGGATGCAGCAATCCGGCAAAATATGCGGACGAAAGCGAGGCGTTCTTCAACCGCCCGACGATGCGCGTGCCGAGGTGCCACATGCTGGCGGTCGGTCGCAAAGCGATACCTTCGGGTGTCGAAAGCTCGACGCAATAGGGGGTGAGAATATCAAGGATGGACTCGACCACCATCGCATGTTCGCGACGATCCTTTTCAGACTTGAGCAGTGTGTCTGCCGCGTTGCGATCTTCTGCCGTATCCTTGTGGCGGCGCGCAGACCCCGCGAGCGGATGAGAGGCAATATGCCCACCCCGCTTCTCGATAAGGAGCTCCGGCGTTGCACCGATGAGGGCACGCGGATGATGCCCGCGTGCCGGCAAGGGTGTGGCGAAGACGGTGACGCTCTCATCAACGGAAAGCCTGCGCATCAGATCGGCGGCGCAGAAGTCATGGCTCGCAGTCACTTTCAGGCTGCGCGACAGGACGACCTTGCGCAAAGCCGCGCCCGGAGCGTTCATTTGGTCGAGGGCCGCGGCAACGGCATTGGCAAAGTCGGCTGGGGCTGGATCCGAATCGACCGACAGGATCCTGCCGGCTGCCGATTGCAATGACGCTACGCCACCGAGACCTGGAATGGCGCCGATGTCGTGTTTTCCCTGCACACGCAGAACGCGCTCGGGCTGGATGAGATGGGCGGGCTCCGACGGATCAAACGGTAAGGCGCCGACCAGAACATCCGGCCCTTCGGTTTGCTTCTCGAAGAAGTCTGCCGCGCGATCCGCGAGATTGGAAAGGGGACCATCGCCGAGGGCGCCGATCTGACCAAGCGCCAGCATCGTCTCGCCGGATGTCTTGAAGACAAAGGGAATTGGACGGGCGAGCGCAGTTTCCGTCTGCGCGTCCTCATCGATCCAGATCAGGGGATTTGCCATGTTGCTCTCCAGTCTTTGTCGGGGGTTTGGAATGTCTATGCTGCTGTCGCCGCAGCCTTAACGACCGTCAGTCGGTCCAGTAGGTTCCGGTGAGCGGCACGGCCATGAAGCCGTTGAGTGTTCGCCGAGTCGCCTCGACGTCGATGTCCTGAAACAGCTTCGGGTGGGTCCATTTGGCGATCAGCTCGAGCGCCAGTAGATCAAGGGGTGAGTTGAAGATCTGTTGCGACAGGCCGTGCACTGCTCCCGTCGTCACGGCAGGGATCGCGGCGAAGCCCGGGCGGTCGAGAAGTTTCGCCATCGTGTCCCTGGTGTCTTGCGCGCTGTAATGCGGACCGATCAGAAGCCCCCCACGCTTCGCCATATATTCGCCGCCGCTGGCGATATAGACGTCGGGCTTCGAGGAAAGCGCATATTCGAGGCTGATCTGCCCGAACGGCTTGCCGGCGAGGATGTCGCCAATATTGCGCGCATCCACGAAGTCGATGAATTTGCCGACATTGCCCGTACCCGGTGAATTGCAGCAAGCCTCCTGCGTCGAGGCATGTGTCTCCATGAAGACCGCAGGTCTGTCGGACGGATCGGTCTTGGCAACGCGCTCGGCGATCAGATCCTTTTGCTGTTTGCGGAAGGCGATAACCTTGTCGGCCTCGGTTTCGCGGCCGATGGCCTTACCCAGGATTTGGAGACTCCGGTCCGAATTGGCGAAGGGATCGGCAACGAAATCAATGAAGATGACCGGAATCCCGACTTGGCTGAGTTGCTCAAGCTGCTGCTCGGCAGGATGCGAATAGAGCGACAGCACCACGAGATCGGGCTTTGCGGCGATGACTTGCTCGGCGACCATGTCCTGGGCGCTGCTCGTCGATTTCGGTAGACTATCGATCGCCGGAAACCTCTGCCGGTAGGTGGCGTAGAGTTCGCGGCCGAAGCGATCGACATCGTGCGGCCAGGCCGCGACAAGGTTGACCGGATCGTCGGTGAGGAAGGAAAGCGCCAGGATCAGACGGCCGTCGTCCACCAGCACGCGGCTTGCGGGCTTTGCCAACGTGATCGTGCGGCCCTTGAGATCGTTCAGGATGATGTCAGCGCGCGCAAGCGTCGGTATCGTGAAGGCGATCAGAAGCGCGGCGATCGCCACGATCTGCTTGCGAACAATGGAACCTGTCTTGATACTGGCTATGGTCTTGGGCATCGCGATTATTCCAGTTTTGGGACTTGATGGCCGCCTGCGAGCGGGGCAGTCAGGGCCGTCGGCGAACCAGTGTCATGCCGTCGCCGAGCGGTAGCATGGACATATCCACTCGCT
Coding sequences within:
- a CDS encoding phosphopantetheine-binding protein, producing MTEPLSLDLMRDDIAAIIHIDPEEIGDDDNLMDLGLDSMRAMNLVLLWRERGVHLDFSQLATRPTLAGWWLIAKQRMDAMAEA
- a CDS encoding (2,3-dihydroxybenzoyl)adenylate synthase is translated as MLEPKQVWPEDYIARYREKGYWRGETMFGFLERRARDIPEHIAVIGGEQRWTYADLLHRANENAARFLSFGLRPGERVVVQLPNIPEFLSVVFGLFRANLIPVFALPAHRVTEISHFVEKSEASAYVIAAKDGDFDYRMLARDVAARAPGLRHVVVIGEAEEFHALEDLPHDQTLLPAEPSPSSVAFLQISGGSTGLSKLIPRTHDDYIYSFRASADICGLSEKSVFMAALPVAHNFPMSSPGVFGALYAGSRIVMCPSPSAETAFTLIENERVTITGVVPPLALLWMQAAPTSGHDISSLEVLLVGGAKFTPEAASRVRVALGCTLQQVFGMAEGLVNYTRLDDPEDVIVNTQGRPISPDDEVLIVDDHGQPVAEGEPGLLLARGPYTIRGYHNDAAANARSFTEDGFYRTGDIVSRTPEGYLVVRGRAGDHINRAGEKISAEEIEDHLLAHPGVFDAAVVSIPDPYLGERSCAFVIPQGEKPKMAALKAFVRGRGLAEFKVPDQIVFVEAFETTAVGKVSRKVLRQQLRGQFLKTIPMEA
- a CDS encoding isochorismate synthase → MANPLIWIDEDAQTETALARPIPFVFKTSGETMLALGQIGALGDGPLSNLADRAADFFEKQTEGPDVLVGALPFDPSEPAHLIQPERVLRVQGKHDIGAIPGLGGVASLQSAAGRILSVDSDPAPADFANAVAAALDQMNAPGAALRKVVLSRSLKVTASHDFCAADLMRRLSVDESVTVFATPLPARGHHPRALIGATPELLIEKRGGHIASHPLAGSARRHKDTAEDRNAADTLLKSEKDRREHAMVVESILDILTPYCVELSTPEGIALRPTASMWHLGTRIVGRLKNASLSSAYFAGLLHPTPAVCGLPRKLAHGQIMKLEPYDRAFYAGAVGWCDSAGDGRWYVSIRCAELDGDQARLYAGAGIVPGSTPDGEVAETAAKFRAMLDAFGIDRSKFSA
- a CDS encoding ABC transporter substrate-binding protein; translated protein: MPKTIASIKTGSIVRKQIVAIAALLIAFTIPTLARADIILNDLKGRTITLAKPASRVLVDDGRLILALSFLTDDPVNLVAAWPHDVDRFGRELYATYRQRFPAIDSLPKSTSSAQDMVAEQVIAAKPDLVVLSLYSHPAEQQLEQLSQVGIPVIFIDFVADPFANSDRSLQILGKAIGRETEADKVIAFRKQQKDLIAERVAKTDPSDRPAVFMETHASTQEACCNSPGTGNVGKFIDFVDARNIGDILAGKPFGQISLEYALSSKPDVYIASGGEYMAKRGGLLIGPHYSAQDTRDTMAKLLDRPGFAAIPAVTTGAVHGLSQQIFNSPLDLLALELIAKWTHPKLFQDIDVEATRRTLNGFMAVPLTGTYWTD